A part of Bacillus thuringiensis genomic DNA contains:
- a CDS encoding GNAT family N-acetyltransferase, which yields MYNVKIRRPNSDDLDELNLFFRLVITHTFKNEGLSQLLDDIENEIHTKNQYLKNDLESNGESRYFLLAIDTSNDKIIGTIEIGPASTLIHSCTGGVLKDLYEIGTVFVLPEYQRKGIGNVLLNAMYITLLSRGITEYCLDSGYKKAQSIWTKKFGEPSYVLKEYWGESSDHMIWKKSLHDTPIIFEL from the coding sequence GTGTATAACGTTAAAATTAGAAGGCCAAATTCAGATGATTTAGATGAACTAAATTTATTTTTTCGTCTTGTTATTACTCATACATTTAAAAATGAAGGGTTATCACAATTATTGGATGACATAGAAAATGAAATACATACGAAAAATCAATATTTGAAAAACGATTTGGAGAGTAATGGAGAAAGTCGTTACTTTTTATTAGCGATTGATACAAGTAACGATAAAATCATTGGAACAATTGAAATCGGTCCAGCAAGTACATTGATTCATAGTTGCACAGGTGGTGTTCTTAAAGATTTATATGAAATAGGAACCGTATTTGTACTACCTGAATATCAACGAAAGGGTATAGGAAATGTATTACTAAACGCAATGTATATTACATTACTTAGCAGAGGAATAACAGAATACTGTTTAGATAGTGGATATAAAAAAGCGCAAAGTATATGGACGAAGAAGTTTGGAGAACCTAGTTATGTACTGAAGGAGTATTGGGGAGAATCAAGTGATCATATGATTTGGAAGAAGAGTTTACATGATACACCTATAATATTTGAATTATAA
- a CDS encoding PQQ-dependent sugar dehydrogenase, protein MTKVKVRLRPIVHNLNLPTVIKTAILPGESTERLFIATQLGEIFYIGDGVIKTFLNIRHLIITLGTSEEGVSSSGYDERGLLGFAFHPQFYQNGLFYLHYSVAGTQGPGALSEQFKPNPCDLKTLNLQWLNRDTQYDHIDTIEEWILHANAQPQKRRTLLHIKRPFFNHNGVNTLNFSPETGKLVFTNGDGGSGYDPFNLSQDDLEIAGKIIEIDVSRNTSINNPPVVTRFNELPLSIQETLTVMAKGVRNITGISFQRFYNQYIKYAGNVGQDIVESIFSFVQYKPIPVTELVQSHLMRDTPDQYGFINFGWRGWEGELPTSFIRHCSENPTLDERTMAYYNETIETSVNRIQPLISYFHKDSRPDKFGGTSLTGVQPYMGTTIPSLTGSIVFTDLAKKEESQSPVKGALAYSKARIDGTRNDFQVIETHYDFGEQAAYFMSLGTNLDQTKLYLGVYGSMKVTDFNKGTIFEIVP, encoded by the coding sequence TTGACAAAAGTTAAGGTTCGTTTACGGCCCATCGTTCATAACTTAAATTTACCTACTGTAATAAAAACAGCCATTCTTCCAGGCGAATCGACTGAAAGGCTATTTATTGCAACCCAATTAGGAGAGATTTTCTACATAGGAGATGGAGTCATAAAAACATTTTTAAATATTCGTCATCTGATAATTACATTAGGCACATCTGAAGAAGGTGTTTCTAGTAGTGGCTATGATGAGCGGGGATTGCTAGGATTTGCGTTTCATCCACAATTTTATCAAAACGGTTTATTTTATCTTCATTATTCAGTAGCTGGAACCCAAGGTCCAGGTGCGCTTTCTGAACAATTTAAACCGAATCCTTGTGACCTGAAAACTTTAAACTTACAGTGGCTAAATAGAGATACTCAATATGATCATATTGATACAATTGAAGAATGGATTTTACACGCAAACGCTCAACCTCAAAAACGTAGAACATTACTCCATATAAAACGTCCATTTTTTAATCATAATGGAGTAAATACTTTAAATTTTTCTCCAGAGACAGGAAAACTTGTTTTTACAAATGGAGATGGCGGTTCAGGCTATGATCCATTTAATTTAAGCCAAGATGATTTAGAAATAGCTGGTAAAATAATTGAAATCGATGTAAGTAGAAATACGTCCATAAACAATCCTCCAGTAGTTACACGCTTTAATGAACTTCCTTTATCTATACAAGAAACACTTACTGTAATGGCAAAAGGCGTTCGTAATATTACAGGTATTTCATTTCAAAGGTTTTATAATCAATATATCAAATATGCCGGAAATGTCGGACAGGATATTGTAGAGTCTATTTTTTCTTTTGTTCAATATAAACCAATACCAGTTACCGAACTTGTTCAAAGCCATTTAATGAGAGATACTCCCGATCAATATGGATTTATTAATTTTGGTTGGAGAGGATGGGAAGGAGAATTACCTACTTCTTTTATAAGGCACTGTTCTGAGAATCCTACTTTAGATGAGAGAACAATGGCTTATTATAATGAAACTATAGAAACATCAGTGAATCGCATACAACCTCTAATTAGTTATTTTCATAAAGATTCCAGACCAGATAAATTTGGAGGAACTTCACTTACAGGAGTCCAGCCATATATGGGAACTACAATACCTAGTTTAACGGGTAGTATCGTGTTTACTGATCTTGCTAAGAAAGAGGAATCTCAGTCTCCGGTAAAGGGTGCATTAGCTTATTCTAAAGCTCGTATAGATGGGACACGTAATGATTTTCAAGTTATTGAAACTCATTATGATTTTGGTGAGCAAGCAGCTTATTTTATGAGTTTAGGAACAAACTTAGATCAAACTAAATTATATTTAGGGGTGTATGGTTCTATGAAAGTAACTGACTTTAACAAAGGTACTATTTTTGAAATCGTTCCTTAA
- a CDS encoding NUDIX hydrolase, protein MRAPYQALIFPYIIIEDSIQYAIFNRSDYGYWQGIAGGGEDSESPIESAKREAFEEAGILREYPYIKLDSVSSLPVEDVVGGFLWGEDVYVIKEFSFGVKVPTKNISLSKEHLNYKWLCFEQAIMLLKWDSNKTALWELNKRLLKQLKY, encoded by the coding sequence ATGAGAGCGCCCTATCAAGCATTGATATTTCCTTATATAATAATTGAAGATTCTATTCAATACGCTATTTTTAACCGAAGTGATTATGGTTATTGGCAAGGAATTGCTGGTGGTGGAGAAGATAGTGAGTCTCCTATTGAATCAGCAAAACGAGAAGCGTTTGAAGAGGCTGGTATTTTAAGAGAATATCCCTATATAAAATTAGATTCTGTGTCTTCACTACCAGTAGAGGATGTAGTTGGAGGATTTCTTTGGGGAGAAGATGTTTATGTAATAAAAGAATTTTCTTTTGGAGTTAAAGTTCCTACAAAAAATATTTCCTTATCCAAAGAACACCTCAATTATAAATGGTTATGCTTTGAGCAAGCAATAATGCTTTTGAAATGGGATAGTAACAAAACAGCATTGTGGGAATTAAACAAAAGGTTATTAAAACAATTAAAGTATTAA
- a CDS encoding NAD(P)/FAD-dependent oxidoreductase: protein MKSYIVVGAGILGASTAYHLAKAGANVIIVDRQQLGQATDAAAGIVCPWLSQRRNKAWYKIVKGGACYYSSLIQQLEEDGETDTGYNRVGAISLHTDEKKLDQMEERAYKRREDAPEIGEITRLSAEETKKLFPALSEEYSSVHISGAARVNGRSLRNALISAAKKHGATFIKGDAVLVREGNRITGVTVNDETIVAEKVIVTAGAWANEILNPLGINFLVTFQKGQIVHLQIENTATENMPVVMPPNDQYILTFDNGHVVIGATHENDIGFDHRVTAGGLHEVFHKALTVAPGLEDSTMLETRVGFRPFTPGFLPVIGPLPNFEGILVANGLGASGLTAGPYLGAELAKLALGQTIELDLNDYDVAGAIE from the coding sequence ATGAAATCGTATATTGTAGTTGGAGCTGGAATTTTAGGAGCGTCTACTGCTTATCATCTTGCTAAAGCAGGTGCGAATGTTATTATCGTTGATCGCCAACAATTAGGTCAAGCAACTGATGCAGCAGCAGGTATTGTATGTCCTTGGCTTTCACAGCGTCGTAATAAAGCGTGGTATAAAATCGTTAAAGGCGGTGCATGTTACTATTCTTCGTTAATCCAACAATTAGAAGAAGACGGTGAAACGGATACAGGTTACAACCGTGTAGGTGCAATTAGTTTACATACTGACGAGAAAAAACTAGATCAAATGGAAGAACGAGCTTATAAACGACGTGAAGATGCACCAGAGATTGGTGAAATCACTCGCTTATCAGCTGAAGAAACGAAAAAATTATTCCCAGCATTATCAGAAGAATATAGTTCTGTTCACATTAGTGGTGCTGCACGAGTAAATGGAAGATCATTACGTAACGCATTAATAAGTGCTGCGAAAAAACATGGTGCTACTTTTATAAAAGGAGATGCTGTATTAGTTCGTGAAGGTAATCGTATTACCGGAGTTACAGTAAACGATGAAACAATTGTAGCAGAAAAGGTAATTGTAACTGCAGGCGCATGGGCAAATGAAATCTTGAATCCATTAGGAATTAATTTCTTAGTTACATTCCAAAAAGGACAAATTGTTCACCTGCAAATTGAAAATACAGCAACAGAAAATATGCCAGTTGTTATGCCGCCAAACGATCAATACATTTTAACATTTGACAATGGTCACGTCGTAATTGGTGCAACACATGAGAATGACATTGGTTTTGATCACCGTGTAACAGCAGGTGGTTTGCATGAAGTATTCCATAAAGCATTAACAGTTGCGCCAGGTTTAGAAGATAGTACTATGCTTGAAACGAGAGTTGGATTTAGACCATTTACTCCAGGATTCTTACCTGTTATCGGACCACTACCTAACTTTGAAGGCATTCTCGTTGCAAACGGATTAGGTGCTTCTGGTTTAACTGCTGGTCCATATTTAGGAGCAGAACTTGCTAAATTAGCACTTGGCCAAACAATTGAATTAGATTTAAACGATTATGACGTTGCTGGTGCAATTGAATAA
- a CDS encoding YdeI/OmpD-associated family protein, with translation MSIIDKLKLNKYTNMVVINEPSDYAIFTGKETAFSKAHDAIFVFVETLDEMVKQTNYIISNEELLTEKGYIFFAYPKKGNSRYSTFIHRDEMFPALSVGEDGYVGQSDIKFARMVSMDDVFTVVGLKREKKKEKKTPAMSQCVADYADRIQDVEALLANHPNELKFYQNLTPGYQKDWARNLFSVKQEKTRDKRLEKMIEILSQGYKTIELFRKKKK, from the coding sequence ATGTCAATTATTGATAAATTGAAACTTAATAAGTATACAAATATGGTCGTAATTAATGAACCTAGTGATTATGCTATTTTTACAGGGAAAGAAACTGCATTTTCAAAAGCACACGATGCCATTTTTGTTTTTGTAGAAACACTTGATGAAATGGTGAAACAAACGAATTATATTATTAGTAATGAAGAATTACTAACTGAAAAAGGCTACATATTCTTCGCATATCCGAAAAAAGGTAATTCTCGTTACAGTACGTTTATTCACCGTGATGAGATGTTTCCTGCATTAAGCGTTGGCGAAGATGGGTATGTAGGACAGAGTGATATTAAATTTGCACGAATGGTTAGTATGGACGACGTCTTTACTGTTGTAGGTTTAAAGCGTGAAAAGAAAAAAGAGAAGAAAACGCCTGCTATGAGTCAATGTGTTGCAGATTATGCAGATCGTATTCAAGATGTTGAAGCACTATTGGCGAATCATCCAAATGAACTTAAGTTTTATCAAAATTTAACACCTGGATATCAAAAAGATTGGGCACGTAATTTATTTTCTGTAAAACAAGAAAAAACACGTGATAAACGTCTGGAGAAAATGATTGAGATCCTTTCACAAGGTTATAAAACAATCGAATTATTCCGTAAGAAGAAAAAATAA
- a CDS encoding arylamine N-acetyltransferase family protein, which yields MTSLQHKLFTRLNLAERTEVKFEELNTILFAFAHTIPFENLDVISRNTNAITMENLQDKILTRYRGGLCYELNTLFYYFLQDCGYDVQLALGTVYKNDINTWALEDGHITIILNYDNVRYVIDVGIASLVPLVPVPFTGESISSKNGTYRVRRKDTSKGNYVLERIDADGEWKVCHAFYNRIIDEAVVNEVQRRVIEDEKSIFNKGPIAVKLSDSGHVSITNTSLTEMIHGEKAKREITEEQYRELLNTLFAIEL from the coding sequence ATGACAAGTCTACAACATAAGCTTTTTACAAGATTGAATCTTGCAGAGCGTACTGAAGTAAAGTTTGAAGAATTAAATACAATTCTCTTTGCATTTGCACACACTATACCATTTGAGAATTTAGATGTTATATCACGTAATACGAATGCAATTACTATGGAAAATTTACAAGATAAAATTTTAACTAGATACCGCGGCGGACTTTGTTATGAATTAAATACTCTTTTTTACTACTTTTTACAAGATTGTGGTTATGATGTACAACTCGCATTAGGTACCGTATATAAAAATGATATAAACACATGGGCACTTGAGGATGGACATATAACGATTATTCTAAATTATGATAACGTACGATACGTAATTGATGTAGGTATTGCTTCATTAGTACCTCTAGTCCCTGTACCTTTTACTGGTGAGTCTATTTCTTCTAAAAATGGTACGTATCGAGTGAGACGAAAAGATACGAGTAAAGGGAATTACGTTTTAGAAAGAATAGATGCTGATGGAGAATGGAAAGTTTGTCATGCTTTTTATAATCGTATCATTGATGAGGCAGTAGTGAATGAGGTTCAAAGAAGAGTAATAGAAGATGAGAAATCTATTTTCAATAAAGGACCAATTGCAGTCAAATTGTCGGACTCTGGCCATGTCTCTATAACAAATACTAGTTTAACTGAAATGATTCACGGTGAAAAAGCGAAACGTGAAATTACAGAAGAGCAATATAGAGAGCTTTTAAATACTTTATTTGCTATTGAGTTGTGA
- a CDS encoding MepB family protein, whose translation MNKGGVFLNNFNDTIRNLNNIVYKPNNLMITNLKEEKQNAEYAGCLFHLNSKTIRFRVSKITPNKIGQFVSFWEKDDNMQNQAFSYDAAPDLLVITCIDDNKLGQFIFPKEILLKEKILRTQNQKGKMAMRIYPIWETPVSNQAKKSQMWQLQYFVDLSDHNNLPIDKLLNLYS comes from the coding sequence ATGAATAAAGGGGGAGTTTTTTTGAACAATTTTAATGATACGATCCGAAATTTAAACAATATAGTTTACAAACCAAATAATTTAATGATTACGAATCTAAAAGAAGAAAAGCAAAACGCAGAATATGCAGGATGTTTGTTTCACTTAAATAGCAAGACTATCCGTTTTAGAGTATCAAAAATTACTCCTAATAAAATTGGGCAATTTGTTTCTTTTTGGGAGAAAGATGATAATATGCAAAATCAAGCATTTTCTTATGACGCTGCTCCTGACTTATTAGTTATCACTTGTATAGATGATAATAAACTAGGACAATTTATCTTCCCTAAAGAGATTCTTCTTAAGGAAAAAATCTTGAGAACACAAAATCAAAAAGGCAAGATGGCTATGAGGATTTATCCGATCTGGGAAACCCCTGTTAGCAACCAAGCTAAAAAGAGCCAAATGTGGCAGCTTCAGTATTTTGTTGATTTAAGCGATCATAATAATTTACCCATAGACAAACTATTAAATTTGTATTCGTAG
- a CDS encoding DUF4180 domain-containing protein, with the protein MEIKKVVIDGINIAVIRNDKVLISDVQSALDTMATVQYEVDAKHIIIHKSLISEDFFDLKTCLAGDILQKFINYKVKIAIIGDFSMYTSKSLKDFIYECNKGKDIFYLPTEQQAIEKLSTLK; encoded by the coding sequence ATGGAAATAAAAAAAGTAGTAATCGATGGAATCAATATTGCGGTCATTAGAAATGATAAGGTATTAATATCCGATGTTCAATCTGCATTAGATACTATGGCAACAGTTCAATATGAGGTAGATGCGAAACATATTATTATCCATAAATCTTTAATAAGTGAAGATTTCTTTGATCTAAAAACATGTCTGGCGGGCGATATCCTTCAAAAGTTTATAAACTACAAGGTAAAGATTGCTATCATTGGAGATTTCTCTATGTATACTAGTAAAAGCTTAAAAGATTTTATTTATGAATGTAATAAAGGGAAAGACATTTTTTATTTACCAACTGAACAACAAGCAATTGAAAAACTAAGTACATTAAAGTAA
- a CDS encoding HAD family hydrolase codes for MLFDLDDTLLDRDKAVDKLFLFVLEKCYGDVNDVVKNNMLQKFKEYDKREYGTSDKTIVLESLFDEFPPKYRLPRNYIQDFWNNNFPKCFSVDKNTIHFLHHIKKHFEVGIITNGSTQRQRAKIINTNLNDYFDTIIISEEVGFSKPDKRIFELALNKLNVQPKDVLFIGDDLEKDIAGPQNANIKGVWFNPQKIKNTTKIQPYAEINTLDSLLSYVTPQYFYNK; via the coding sequence ATGCTGTTTGATTTAGATGACACGTTACTTGATAGGGATAAGGCAGTAGATAAATTGTTTTTATTTGTTTTAGAGAAGTGTTATGGGGATGTTAATGATGTAGTTAAAAACAATATGTTACAGAAATTCAAAGAATATGATAAAAGGGAATACGGCACGAGTGATAAAACAATAGTTTTAGAATCATTGTTTGATGAATTTCCGCCGAAGTATAGATTGCCACGCAATTATATCCAAGATTTTTGGAATAATAATTTCCCTAAATGTTTTTCAGTAGACAAAAATACTATTCATTTCTTACATCATATAAAGAAGCACTTTGAAGTTGGAATTATAACAAATGGCTCAACTCAGAGGCAAAGGGCTAAAATAATTAACACGAATTTAAACGATTACTTTGATACGATCATTATTTCTGAAGAAGTAGGATTTAGCAAACCGGATAAACGTATATTTGAACTAGCATTAAATAAGCTTAATGTGCAACCAAAAGATGTATTATTTATTGGAGATGACTTAGAAAAGGATATTGCTGGTCCTCAAAATGCAAATATAAAAGGTGTGTGGTTTAACCCTCAGAAAATCAAGAATACTACCAAAATACAACCATATGCCGAGATTAACACTTTGGATAGTTTGTTAAGTTATGTTACGCCACAATATTTTTATAACAAGTAA